The nucleotide sequence ATTACGCAGTTTTATCCTAACTTTAAACTGTCCAACTTTTTGGGGTCAGTTCAAAACCGAGGCCTTTTTTGATGAATTGTTTTGCCGTTATTTTTCGGTAGCGGTGAAGACGCCGTCCCAGGTTTCGCCTTCGGCCACCGGCGGGTTGACCTTGTAGGCTTCACAGCGCTTGATGTAGACGTGAGAAGGCGTAGTCTTGCTACCCGGATCGCGTTCAGGATGATGGGGTTCCAGGTCAAGACACTGGGTGAAGAGTGCGATTGCTTCGTCCCACTTCATTGCCAGATAGCAGTCGCGGGCCTTTTCCCAGATGGCTACCAACTGCTTCAACTGTTCCTCGTTTTCGCAGCCGGCCTTTTCCAGAAGTTCGAAGGTCTTTACCGGAAGGCTCTTGCCCACCACGCGGACTGTATCCAGGGAACGGTAGATGAAGCGGCCTTCTTCCAGGTTCTTCTGGGTGTCTTCGCTAATCTGGATATAGGCGCCATACTGCTTTGCGGCACTTTCGAGACGTGCTGCCAGGTTCACGGCGTCACCCATCATGGTGTAGTTCTTACGCATGGTAGAACCCATGTTACCTGTCACGATGTCACCGGAGTTGATGCCGATTCTCATGTGCATGTCATGAACTACCTTGGGCCACTTGTTGCCTTCGCTAGCCCACTTGTGACGAAGTTCCATGAGCTTTCTCTGCATCTTGACTGCGGAGTAGCAGGCACTCTGTGCGTGGTTTTCAAGGGGCATGGGCGCTCCGAAGAATGCGATAATGGCGTCACCTTCGTACTTGTCCAAGGTGCCCTTGTTTTCAAGCAGGGTGTCAGTCATGGCTGTAAGGTATTCATTCAGAAGTTCAACCAGCTTACTCGGGTCGCCGATCTTTTCGGAGAAGGTGGAGAAGCTTGCAATATCGGTAAAGTAGGCACTGATGTTGGACTTTTCACCACCCAGGGTCGGCATGATTTCCTGGTTCACCATGGCGTCGATCAGTTCCGGAGATATGTACTGCTTAAACGCATTGTTGATGAAGTTCTTTTCCTTATTTTCAAAGTAGAACTGAACCACCAGTGCGGAAATGTTTGTCAAAAGCATTGCCGTTAGCTGTCTGGACATGCCTAGGTATAGCCCGCCTTCGAAGTAGCGGAAGGCGATTACGGAGTAGACAAGCATGATCACAAGAGACAGGGTAATGGATATGTAGCTCTTGAAATAAAGACCAAGTGCCAAGCAGAGGATGGAAAGCAGGATGATAATGATTGTTTGGTACTTGTCCACCAGGGTAACGATATAGTCGTCTTCCAAAATGTTCTTGATGATGGTTGCGTGGATCAGTACTGCCGGGTAGTTTTCTTCGTGGGCTGCAGGCACAAAGTCGAATAGGGCTGCTGCCGCAGATCCGAGAATGAATATTTTACCTTGGTAGAAACTGGGGTCGACGCGCTGCTTATATACATCATAGTAGGAAAGGTGCTGGAAGGTTCTTGCAGATTCGTCGGTGTTGTAGTGTCCCTTGTACTTGATTTGATACTTGCCGTATCTGTCAATGGGAATCCTCTTGACGGGGCCGAAACGGTATTCCTCTCCGGGTTTCAGATTGTTGATGACGCCAAGACTTGTGTTTTCGATATCCTTGATGATGGCGTCAGAGAGAATCGGCTGGGTAGAAAGCCAACGCTTGTCGCCCTTGTCGTAGCGGAGATCCATGTCCATGGAAAGATGGACAATCTTGCCGTCTGGAATTCTGTCTATGCTGTCCTTGAAGTAGTTGATTGTCTTGACAATGTAGGCGTTGATGGCGATTTCCTCGTCCTCTTCTTCATCTACGATGAGGAATCGGTTTCCGGACTCGTCTTCTTCGTCGTACTTCAACACAAGGTTGTTGGAAAGGGAATGGGTGCTGCCCTTTTCCACGGAATCAAGAGTTGCCGAGGTAATATGAAGCAGGGCTTCAGAGAAGTTTTCGTCTAGATGTTGACCTTCGAACAGCTGGAAATACAAAGTTCCGTCATTTGCTTTCTGAACAACGATCTTGGAGGAAATGTCTGCGATATTCTTGGACGCTTCATGCTTGAAACCCTTGGTGTTCAGTTTTTCGTGCAGGGCTAGGAACATGGGGTAACTGAAATTAGGATAAGTGGTATGAAGCTCTCCACTAGAATCCCTGTACACGCCAAATGACTTGCCTAGTTCGATATACTTTCCGACTTTAATCTTCATGTCCTTGGGATCAAGGTGGAACAAATGAAGAATCGTCATGAGCGACATTGTGGAATAGATATGGCTTGAATCAATTCGACCGATTTCAACTAGGGAGGTGTCTTCCGTAGCATCGATAAAGGGGTTGGGGAATCGGTAGAACATGCTGACATGGCGTACGGTACCATCGTTGTCCGGGTAGGCGTTTACAGAGCCGATGAATTTACCGGCCTGAGCCAATTCGGGGAACACGTTGTCGAGAAGATCCTTGGGCTCAATATGTTCCAAGGTGTCGACCTGCTCGTTTCGGATGGTGGATTTCAGTCCAATTTCCTGAACTCGCATTTCGCTACTGAGAGGGCGCCATTGAGATTCGTGCTTATAGGATTTGGAATCGTCGAACATGTCGCAGACGATGGAAACCTTGCTTTCTCTAACAGCGTCGACGAGCATTGAATCATAGTTGTAGGCTGCGAGAATTTCTGGGTAGATGGAATCCCATTCGGATTCGGGGGCGACATCGCCAAGAATCTTCATTGCTTGACTGGCTTTCAACTTACCGAAGTCCGCATTCTTGAACAAAATATCGAAACCGATAGCCGCTGCACCGCCGTTGCTCAGGTTCTTGACTACGTTTGCGTGAATGGAACGGTCCCATTCATTATAGTTGCCAAGCTTGGCAAGCGCTGGTTCGTCAATGTCCACAATCAAAATGCCCGGATCGTAGCTTCCGGTGGTCTTGATCTTGGCGCTTTCACTAACGCGGTTTTCTTCAATGTAGGTGTCCAGCTTGAAGAACAAATCGTAGAATAGGTATTCCAGTTTTTCAGCTGTGTTTCGGGTTGTTCCGGTAATGTCGTTTTGGGTACTACCAAAAACGAGGATGAAGGAAACCACGATTGTGGAAATTGCAATACCAAAGAAGACTTTCTTGGTTTTCTTAGAAATCTTACGCATATGGTTAAAGATAACAAGAATATGCTTTCTGTCATTTTGATGACAAATTTATAGACTATATTTATGGAGTAAAATTTCGGAGGAGTCTTGGCTACTCAAAAAAAGAAAACGTCATCCAGGGCAAAGGGCTCTGGTAAAGGTTCTAAATCGACTAAAAATTCTGGCAAAGGTGCTTTGAGCGAGGGCGAACAGGGCTTTGGTCTTGTTCTTGCCGGCTGGTTTTTGCTGATAGTTGGTGTGTTGCTCCTTTTGGGGTGCGTCAGCTCGGTTTATAGCGGTTCCAAGGGTAACTGGCTTGGCCCATACCTGGGAGCAATGATTCCCAATGCGGTAACCTTCCTGTTCGGTAAGGTTTCTGTGCTTTTCTTTACGGTGTCTCTGGTTCTCTGGGGTGTTGGCCTTGCCTTTGCTGGTTTCCGGAGCCGTGTGATACGCTATGCTTTGGGTATGACCCTTCTATCGTTGGATTTGTCATTCCTTCTTGCGCTTAAGAGTTATGGGGTTTCCCAGGTTTCCAAGGATGTTTTGCTTTTGAATGGCGGTGTTCTTGGCCAGTTCTTTACGCAGAATATTGCCATTCCTGTTTTTGGCACTGCATCCAGCATTGCTCCTCTTTGTATTCTTCTTGTTTGTTTGGTCTTGATTCTTGTTCTCTCGTTTGGTCTGCGTCCTAGGCACTTCCGTTTTGTTGCCCAGGGAACAAGTTGGCTCAAATCTGTTTTTGCCAAGAAACCTGTCTTGGAACCCGATGTTGTGGAACTCGACTCAGATTATGGTGACGACGAACATGTTCGCAAGGCAAAAGCCAGTTCCGATAGAGGTGTGAGAGGATTGCCCCGTGGTGTGACCATGGATGACAATACTGTAA is from Fibrobacter sp. and encodes:
- a CDS encoding CHASE2 domain-containing protein, whose product is MRKISKKTKKVFFGIAISTIVVSFILVFGSTQNDITGTTRNTAEKLEYLFYDLFFKLDTYIEENRVSESAKIKTTGSYDPGILIVDIDEPALAKLGNYNEWDRSIHANVVKNLSNGGAAAIGFDILFKNADFGKLKASQAMKILGDVAPESEWDSIYPEILAAYNYDSMLVDAVRESKVSIVCDMFDDSKSYKHESQWRPLSSEMRVQEIGLKSTIRNEQVDTLEHIEPKDLLDNVFPELAQAGKFIGSVNAYPDNDGTVRHVSMFYRFPNPFIDATEDTSLVEIGRIDSSHIYSTMSLMTILHLFHLDPKDMKIKVGKYIELGKSFGVYRDSSGELHTTYPNFSYPMFLALHEKLNTKGFKHEASKNIADISSKIVVQKANDGTLYFQLFEGQHLDENFSEALLHITSATLDSVEKGSTHSLSNNLVLKYDEEDESGNRFLIVDEEEDEEIAINAYIVKTINYFKDSIDRIPDGKIVHLSMDMDLRYDKGDKRWLSTQPILSDAIIKDIENTSLGVINNLKPGEEYRFGPVKRIPIDRYGKYQIKYKGHYNTDESARTFQHLSYYDVYKQRVDPSFYQGKIFILGSAAAALFDFVPAAHEENYPAVLIHATIIKNILEDDYIVTLVDKYQTIIIILLSILCLALGLYFKSYISITLSLVIMLVYSVIAFRYFEGGLYLGMSRQLTAMLLTNISALVVQFYFENKEKNFINNAFKQYISPELIDAMVNQEIMPTLGGEKSNISAYFTDIASFSTFSEKIGDPSKLVELLNEYLTAMTDTLLENKGTLDKYEGDAIIAFFGAPMPLENHAQSACYSAVKMQRKLMELRHKWASEGNKWPKVVHDMHMRIGINSGDIVTGNMGSTMRKNYTMMGDAVNLAARLESAAKQYGAYIQISEDTQKNLEEGRFIYRSLDTVRVVGKSLPVKTFELLEKAGCENEEQLKQLVAIWEKARDCYLAMKWDEAIALFTQCLDLEPHHPERDPGSKTTPSHVYIKRCEAYKVNPPVAEGETWDGVFTATEK